Genomic segment of Apium graveolens cultivar Ventura chromosome 7, ASM990537v1, whole genome shotgun sequence:
ACAAGAGTTTTCCCGGGTGAACTCAATAGTACAAACGTTGTGCTCTTACCCAAGAAGGAGAACGCGACCAGCATGAAGGACTTGAGACCTATAGCGCTCTGCAATGTGTTGTACAAAATCATTGCGAAGGTGCTTGCAAATAGATTGAAGGTGGTGATGCCCTTCTTTATCTCGGAGAATCAATCGGCATTTATTAAAGAACGGAGTATAACCGACAATGTCCTCATTGCCTTTGAAATGATACACCATATGAATCAGAAGAAGCATAAAAGAGAAGCAGGGGAAGTTGCGTTGAAGTTAGATATTAGTAAAGCTTATGACAGGGTCAGTTGGTCTTTCTTGAAGAGGAGGATTCGTGTTATGGGTTTTACTGATCAATGGATCGAGTGGATGTTCATGTGCATAAAAACTGTTACGTACAATTTTTGCGTTAACGGTTCTTTGATTGGTCGTATTAATCCAAGGAAAGGGTTGAGGCAAGGAGATCCCCTCTCCCCTTATCTATTTTTGTTGTGTGTGGAAGGTTTGTCGAATGCTATTGATGATGCTTCGTCCTCCGGTTTAATTCATGGCTGCCAGATAAGCCCAACAGCTCCCGTTATTTCTCACTTGCTATTCGTTGATGATAGCTTCTTGTTTTTCCGGGGCACCACTGAGAAAGCTTTGAATATTAAGGAGTTGTTGATCAACTACGAACAGAGTTCAGGCCAGTGTGTTAATTTTCAGAAATCTGGAATACATTTTAGTGCTAATGTAAATGCTGGTAAACGAGCTGAGATTTCGCAGATTTTAGGAGTAAGCAATGACATCAGTGATTCTAAATACCTGGGTTTGCCTTCTATGGTGGGTCGATCAAAGAACAGAGTGTTTAACTATGTGAAGGAGGCGGCTGGTAAACGCATTCAAGGATGGCAAGCAAAACCAATTTCACAAGGTGGTAAGACAGTGTTGATTAGAAATGTGGCTCAAGCCATTCCATCGTACACGATGACTTGCTTTCTTCTCCCCAAATCTCTTTGTAGAGAGCTGGAGCAGATGTATAATAATTATTGGTGGCGATTGAAACAAGGGAATAATCAAAAGGGGTTGAACTGGTTGGCGTGGAACAACATGAGTCTCTCTAAATCTAAAAGGGGCATTGGGTTCAGAAACCTATACGGTTTTAATTTGGCACTGTTGGGCAAACATATCTGGAATTTTTGCATAAACCCAAACTCGCTTATGGCGAGAGTTTACAAGGAACGGTACTTCCCATCCGTTCATGTCTTGGAGGCAACTAAGGGGCAGCACTCAAGTTATATATGGAATGGCATTTGGACTGCGAAAGAGGAGTTGAGGGAGGGGTTTAGATGGGTGATTGGGAGTGGGGAATATATAGTGGCAACTAAAGATCGTTGGATTCGTGGTAAGGATGATTTAAAGGTGGAGCAGAGTCAGTTCTATGAGGGGAGAGGTGAAAAAGTTTTGAGTTTTTTTATTACAAATGAAAAGAGATGGGATGCTGATAAAGTTCAAAATAACTTCCTTCCCGTTGATGCAGACGCCATTTTGAAGGTGTATATCCCCCAGCGTGAGGTAATAGATAGGGTTGCGTGGGAGAAATCGAGTAATGGTTTTTATACAGCAAAGTCTGCATATCACTACTGGTTTGATCTGCACTTTGGTAACGATTCAATACCTCAAAGTGTAGGGTGGAAGAAAATCTGGCATGTTCAGGTCCCTCACAAAATTCAAGTTTTTTTGTGGCGCTTTTGCAGAGATGCTATTCCTGTTCGTAGAAGATTGAGCTCAAGAGGTGTTAGAGTCCCCATTACTTGCCCAATGTGTATGCATGATATCGAACACATGTCTCACTTGTTTTATGACTGCGATTTTGCTACAGGTTGTTGGTCATATGTGGGGTTGCAGTTTGATTGGAGTACTGTCGAGTATGCCCCTGTTTGGGTCCTTCAGAAACTCAGTACGAGTACTAATGAGGAATTGCAGATAATCTGTGTGGTTCTCTGGGGTGTCTGGTATTGGCGGAACAAAAAAGTATGGGAGGACAAGACAGTTACTCCAGTAGTGGCCATGCAGTTTAGCTTGTCGGTTCTTTCATATTGGATTGCAGCTAAGCATAGTGGAAGTAAGCCTATTGTTCGACCTCAAAGAGATGCCACTAATCAGCAGCCGGGTATTTGACAACCTCCCGCTGCAGGAAGTTACAAAATTAGTGTGGATGCTTCAGTGTTCGCAGGAGCTCAGACTTATTCAGTTGGGATGGTAATGAGAGATCACGCAGGTGCGTTCTTAGGTGGGAGAACTTGTTGTTTCGCGGGGCAAGTGACAGTTATGGAAGCAGAAGCTATGGGTGTCCGTGAAGCGCTGTCGTGGGTGAAGGATTTAAACAAACAAGATGAGAAGGTGCTCATAGAATCAGATGCCCAGCTAGTTGTCAAACATGTGTTGGGTAACTCCAGTAATCTCCTCGAGGTTGGAGGAATTCTAGATGATTGTAAGGTCCTGTTATCTGGTTTACCTTTAACTTCTATTGCTTATATTCGGAAGAATGCTAACAAGGTAGCACATCAAGCTGCTCGAATTTCTTGCTTAGTAAATTCCCGTATTAATTACACGTCTCCTCCTACTTGCTTGTTGGAGGCTCTTTCCATTGATATTTTGTTTTGAATGAAACGTTATCttttgtttcaaaaaaaaaacctTCATATGCATGAGTTAGACTATTTATAATTAGAAGGgaaaagtaattaattaatttgaaAACGTAAAGTTAATTGCATAATTTAATTCAATACATTGATTTGATTTTCGTAATATGAATTTAGTTGAGAGCATTATTCGTAAGTTTTACGTATTCTTTTTGCTAATTAAAACACACATCCACCCACCCATCTTGTGTTAAATAAGATTCGAACTTTCAACATCCTGTAAAGAGAAATAACACTACGTTGGATTTTTGAGATATTTCTTTGTTTACACCGGGTCAAAAAGGACCGAAAATAACGGTCAGATATGTTCCTTGCCAGTTGGAAACTTTCACAATGTAGTTAAAgttttcataaattatttttcttCAGTTGTATGCCTTTTTATTCCATAAATTACAAATCACGTCATTATATACAATCCTAAATGAAAATGTGATATGATGATATTTGTATCGAAATTTTTAACCGTTATTATTAATCATCTCTTATTAGGTTGATGTTATTATTAATCATCTCTTATTAGGTTGGTACAAAACTGAAACCTTATTGTACGTATGATAACCACGTATTTACCACAAAAATGCACCTTTCTGGGAACGAGTTTTTTTTATAACTAATTTGGCTTATATGCCTTACAATTGAGTATATGTCCTAACAAATCTCGGGGATGAGCGAGAATCAAACCAGAGACGATAAGCCCTTAACCAGTTGAGT
This window contains:
- the LOC141671673 gene encoding uncharacterized protein LOC141671673, producing MSCQVAGFSRNHIDMEFVYDNTVDLRLTCFYGLPERTRRRESWNLIRRIASLSSDTWCIWGDFNDMMFTSDKKGRGTSDWVREKLDRAFATNGWWAKFPLHNMKVIYVPVSDHEPLKLDLLKTDISSRNFRFRFENVWLKEPGFIREVTDIWHSIPVTHIIPKLNEVTAFMAGWGRSFFHKFREKLKLHKANLERLVDREDETGVQEYLSERSKLNELLAKEELYWKQRAKFFWLREADDNTRFFHASATTRKKANKITKLIDDNGIGCEDQEGMNNVVLQYFSKLFTEGETIVNLMNNSSTRLITDEKNEFLTSTFSFEEFTTAIKEMHPDKASGPDGLNPAFYQSFCSVMGQEIFKQCTTWLQTRVFPGELNSTNVVLLPKKENATSMKDLRPIALCNVLYKIIAKVLANRLKVVMPFFISENQSAFIKERSITDNVLIAFEMIHHMNQKKHKREAGEVALKLDISKAYDRVSWSFLKRRIRVMGFTDQWIEWMFMCIKTVTYNFCVNGSLIGRINPRKGLRQGDPLSPYLFLLCVEGLSNAIDDASSSGLIHGCQISPTAPVISHLLFVDDSFLFFRGTTEKALNIKELLINYEQSSGQCVNFQKSGIHFSANVNAGKRAEISQILGVSNDISDSKYLGLPSMVGRSKNRVFNYVKEAAGKRIQGWQAKPISQGGKTVLIRNVAQAIPSYTMTCFLLPKSLCRELEQMYNNYWWRLKQGNNQKGLNWLAWNNMSLSKSKRGIGFRNLYGFNLALLGKHIWNFCINPNSLMARVYKERYFPSVHVLEATKGQHSSYIWNGIWTAKEELREGFRWVIGSGEYIVATKDRWIRGKDDLKVEQSQFYEGRGEKVLSFFITNEKRWDADKVQNNFLPVDADAILKVYIPQREVIDRVAWEKSSNGFYTAKSAYHYWFDLHFGNDSIPQSVGWKKIWHVQVPHKIQVFLWRFCRDAIPVRRRLSSRGVRVPITCPMCMHDIEHMSHLFYDCDFATGCWSYVGLQFDWSTVEYAPVWVLQKLSTSTNEELQIICVVLWGVWYWRNKKVWEDKTVTPVVAMQFSLSVLSYWIAAKHSGSKPIVRPQRDATNQQPGAQTYSVGMVMRDHAGAFLGGRTCCFAGQVTVMEAEAMGVREALSWVKDLNKQDEKVLIESDAQLVVKHVLGNSSNLLEVGGILDDCKVLLSGLPLTSIAYIRKNANKVAHQAARISCLVNSRINYTSPPTCLLEALSIDILF